Proteins from a single region of Plasmodium vivax scf_5145 genomic scaffold, whole genome shotgun sequence:
- a CDS encoding variable surface protein Vir29, truncated, putative (encoded by transcript PVX_054690A) produces YTPAGNLINKLLGRTRMNHNPLTEEQLMNNFYQPEGFNSERSGYNISYRPV; encoded by the coding sequence TATACTCCCGCTGGAAACTTgataaacaaattattagGAAGAACAAGGATGAATCATAATCCATTGACGGAAGAACAattaatgaataatttttaccagCCTGAAGGATTCAATTCAGAAAGAAGCGGATATAATATATCGTATCGTCCTGTATAA